A genome region from Purpureocillium takamizusanense chromosome 8, complete sequence includes the following:
- the CHT4_5 gene encoding Chitinase (EggNog:ENOG503NW3A~SECRETED:SignalP(1-23~SECRETED:cutsite=ASG-AA~SECRETED:prob=0.4555)~CAZy:GH18~COG:G), which translates to MLRYLIQCIVALALLQVASVASGAAISTSADGEVSKRASGSANGVYFVNWGIYGRNYQPADLPASSLTHVFYAFLNLRADGTVFSGDTYADIEKHYPNDSWNDVGNNAYGCVKQMYLLKKNNRNLKIMLSIGGWTWSTNFPAAASSATGRKTFATTAVAFMKDWGFDGIDVDWEYPADDTQAANFVLLLKAVRDELDAYSAKYANGYHFQLSIAAPAGPDNYKKLHLAEMGQVLDYVNLMAYDFAGSWSNFSGHDANIYQNPQNPNATPFDTDLAVKDYIKGGIPANKLVLGMPIYGRSFQKTAGIGKPYTGVGSGSWENGLWDYKVLPKAGAKLMYDDVAKGYYTYDSSTQELISYDTPDMIKTKVSYLKGLGLGGSMFWEASSDKKGQDSLIQTSKSSLGQTDSTQNCLSYPNSKYDNIKKGLQ; encoded by the exons ATGCTTCGTTACTTGATACAGTGTATTGTCGCACTTGCCTTGCTGCAAGTTGCGTCTGTTGCATCTGGTGCTGCTATATCGACTTCTGCTGATGGCGAGGTTTCTAAGCGAGCCAGTGGCTCTGCTAACGGCGTCTATTTTGTCAACTG GGGCATATATGGGCGCAACTACCAGCCAGCCGACTTGCCTGCTTCAAGCCTCACCCATGTATTCTATGCGTTTCTCAATCTCCGCGCTGACGGAACTGT GTTCTCCGGCGATACCTACGCCGACATTGAAAAGCACTACCCGAACGACT CTTGGAATGATGTTGGAAATAACGCATATGGTTGCGTTAAGCAAATGTATCTGCTGAAAAAGAATAACCGTAACCTCAAGATCATGCTGTCCATCGGCGGTTGGACTTGGTCAACCAATTttcctgctgccgccagtTCCGCCACTGGCAGAAAGACTTTCGCTACGACTGCAGTCGCATTCATGAAGGATTGGGGTTTTGACGGCATTGACGTTGACTGGGAGTACCCCGCCGATGATACGCAAGCTGCCAACTTCGTTCTACTGCTCAAGGCCGTCCGCGATGAGCTCGATGCATACTCGGCCAAATACGCCAATGGTTATCATTTCCAACTCTCTATTGCTGCACCGGCTGGCCCTGATAATTACAAGAAGCTTCATCTTGCTGAGATGGGCCAGGTCCTGGACTATGTCAACCTCATGGCATACGACTTTGCCGGTAGCTGGAGCAACTTTAGCGGGCACGACGCCAACATCTACCAGAACCCTCAGAACCCGAATGCGACACCATTTGACACCGACCTCGCTGTCAAGGACTATATCAAGGGCGGCATTCCGGCAAATAAGCTTGTGCTTGGCATGCCTATCTACGGCCGCTCGTTCCAGAAGACCGCGGGTATTGGAAAGCCATACACGGGTGTCGGAAGCGGCTCCTGGGAAAATGGACTGTGGGACTACAAAGTCCTCCCGAAAGCAGGGGCTAAACTGATGTACGATGACGTCGCCAAGGGCTACTATACCTATGATTCCTCAACGCAGGAGCTCATATCGTACGATACGCCGGATATGATCAAGACCAAGGTTTCGTACCTCAaaggccttggcctcggcggcagtATGTTCTGGGAGGCATCTTCGGACAAAAAGGGCCAGGACTCGCTCATCCAGACCAGCAAATCCTCTCTTGGCCAGACTGACTCGACCCAAAACTGCCTCAGCTATCCAAACTCGAAGTACGACAATATCAAGAAGGGCCTTCAGTAG
- a CDS encoding uncharacterized protein (EggNog:ENOG503NYC2~COG:Q) — MTERVDCVVVGAGWYGLAAAKQYRYVRPDDALVVLESQSSLGGTWADERLYPDLKSNNLLGTYEYPDFPMDSERFGIKPGQYIPGNVINTYLKAYASHFGINDVIRLNTKVLVAEHHDDNDGGWTLSVTGGHSESQIFTRRLIIATGLTSEPFLPKFEGQDSFGGPVFHGKHFLQNRDTLKTATEVTIYGASKFSWDAVYSYARVGVKVNWVIRSSGHGPCWIAPSYVTPLKKWIEKLANTRALTWFSPCVWGDADGYNGIRRFLHQTAVGRFVVDAFWKILGNDVVQLNGYDSHPKTAKLKPWTSAMFTGASFSILNYDEDFFNLVKGDLVNIHIGEIDHLSPGMVHLADGTSFKSDAILAHTGWKQVPPLKFLPEGIVAELGVPHTQQDTSTSAVDDLANQHEVQAKADAEILAKFPRLRKQEVWNKDFVPLSKQKGIVTGPDDVTTPYNGLTPFMLYHFLVPPSSRFLRHRDIAFIGIISNFSNTLCAHIQGLWIAAYFSGLLKNDPAAAIGDEAALEKLRYEAALHNRFGKWRYPVDWGNKAPCFIFDAVPYLDLLQLDLGLSPHRKRGFMSEIFSPYGAEDYRNINDEWEEKILRGSSSKP; from the exons ATGACGGAGCGCGTGGattgcgtcgtcgtcggcgcag GATGGTACGGATTGGCAGCTGCCAAGCAGTACCGATACGTGAGACCTGATGATGCCCTCGTGGTTTTGGAGTCGCAGTCTTCGCTTGGCGGAACAtgggccgacgagcgcctGTACCCCGACCTAAAGAGCAATAACCTACTGGGCACCTATGAGTATCCCGACTTTCCCATGGACAGCGAGAGATTCGGGATCAAGCCTGGACAGTATATCCCTGGCAACGTCATCAATACGTATCTGAAAGCATACGCCAGCCACTTCGGTATCAATGATGTGATCCGCCTGAACACCAAGGTCCTGGTGGCAGAGCACCACGATGACAATGACGGAGGATGGACTCTGAGCGTGACTGGCGGCCACAGCGAATCCCAAATATTTACTCGTCGTCTCATCATTGCCACTGGTCTGACTTCCGAACCTTTTCTCCCGAAATTCGAAGGCCAAGATAGCTTTGGCGGCCCGGTATTCCACGGAAAGCACTTCCTGCAGAACAGAGATACACTGAAGACTGCGACAGAGGTCACAATCTACGGCGCATCAAAGTTTTCGTGGGACGCAGTCTACTCATACGCTCGAGTTGGGGTAAAGGTCAACTGGGTCATTCGAT CATCCGGCCATGGCCCTTGTTGGATTGCCCCGTCGTACGTCACTCCTTTGAAGAAATGGATCGAAAAACTGGCCA ATACGAGGGCTTTGACTTGGTTTAGTCCTTGTGTGTGGGGTGATGCGGATGGCTACAATGGCATCCGTCGATTCCTTCATCAAACGGCTGTCGGCCGATTTGTAGTCGATGCGTTCTGGAAGATATTGGGCAACGATGTTGTCCAGCTGAACGGCTATGACTCGCACCCAAAGACGGCGAAGCTAAAACCATGGACGAGCGCCATGTTCACTGGCGCAAGCTTTAGCATTCTGAACTATGACGAGGACTTCTTCAACCTTGTGAAAGGCGACTTGGTCAATATCCACATCGGCGAGATTGATCACCTTTCTCCAGGCATGGTACATCTCGCCGACGGCACTTCGTTCAAGTCAGATGCCATCCTGGCACACACAGGATGGAAGCAGGTTCCGCCACTCAAGTTCCTGCCGGAAGGTatcgtcgccgagcttggcgtTCCGCACACACAGCAAGACACCTCCACGTCTGCGGTGGACGATCTGGCAAACCAGCACGAGGTCCAAGCAAAGGCCGACGCGGAAATTCTCGCGAAGTTTCCGCGGTTGCGTAAACAAGAGGTGTGGAACAAGGACTTCGTTCCCCTTTCGAAGCAGAAGGGCATCGTGACTGGGCCCGACGATGTGACCACGCCGTACAACGGACTCACGCCTTTCATGCTGTACCACTTCCTCGTGCCGCCCTCTTCGCGATTCCTTCGCCACCGCGATATCGCGTTTATCGGCATAATCAGCAACTTCAGCAACACGCTCTGCGCTCACATCCAAGGGCTATGGATTGCCGCTTATTTCTCAGGTCTGCTTAAGAACGACCCAGCAGCCGCgattggcgacgaggcggcttTAGAGAAACTGCGGTATGAAGCAGCCTTGCACAATCGCTTCGGCAAGTGGCGCTATCCGGTCGACTGGGGGAACAAAGCGCCATGTTTTATTTTCGATGCTGTGCCATACTTGGACTTGCTGCAGCTGGACCTCGGGCTCAGCCCGCACAGAAAGCGTGGGTTTATGTCGGAAATCTTCAGCCCGTACGGAGCAGAAGATTACAGAAACATCAATGATGAGTGGGAGGAGAAGATATTGCGTGGCTCGTCGAGCAAGCCATAG
- a CDS encoding Flavin-containing monooxygenase (TransMembrane:2 (o599-626i638-658o)~EggNog:ENOG503P0D7~COG:Q): MKRVAVIGGGPAGIVTLKYLLEAQRSFGAEEVEVRLYEYMHNVGGTFLTRRYEDAELVSSKQLTTFSDFRAKEAGDFLKAVQYAQYLEDYVTHFNLWPHINLLTRVVEVRKRPGGGHTISYQRVKDQRHGGLERDADGDVQEWDCDAVAVCSGLHVLPNMPNVPGLERVPEVLHSSQFKARSQFGKDKTVVVVGTGETGADVAHLAITSPTKRVVLCHREGFHIAPKRNPGPVLLPCLGRKLNPNEPGIPIDVSRTNLFDTTYVHPILRNSFVLWEYYHWYISSLLWVSAGSHWGMDQWVGEMPPERHHPARIFFNKTAMKICPYISGPYKAKYQKNWLYRIRKALMQTPIPEGNGRVIDLAPWPKAINEDGSMTITNNGRPEYERLKDDVIKPDIMVFATGYAQSFPFFKAQGEDKTSEYPVPDQADVRNIWKRDEPTVGFIGFLRPGLGAIPPLAEMQAQLWVYNLLAGDPLSSKLRPEDEPHYRLQPLGNARIHYGVDHESYVYQLAMDMGSAPGVTDLPRILLGTTIYGGGGTFASLRTWFRIPIVWALGANFVTKFRLQGPWALDSAKDMMASKEFWETITRRPYFFGHIVVNLLPLLIFGPMSFAVWCYATVMGVFAFLFGMDNGSGASSSGARLSALTLMAATVLSAAYLFQDAISGQDGLGFSGLGTGVGDAWRGVRAAVPSIGVAGPRR; the protein is encoded by the exons ATGAAGCGAGTGGCGGTCATTGGGGGCGGGCCCGCGGGCATCGTGACGCTCAAGTACCTCCTCGAGGCTCAGCGAAGCTTCGGTgccgaggaggtcgaggttCGCCTGTACGAGTACATGCACAATGTGGGAGGGACGTTCCTCACGCGGAGATATGAGGATGCAGAG CTAGTCTCTTCGAAGCAGCTCACCACCTTCTCCGACTTCAGGGCAAAGGAGGCCGGAGACTTCCTCAAGGCGGTGCAGTACGCGCAGTATCTCGAGGACTACGTCACGCACTTCAACCTGTGGCCGCACATCAACCTCCTGACGCGCGTGGTCGAGGTGCGCAagcggcccggcggcggccacacCATCTCCTACCAGCGCGTCAAGGAccagcggcacggcggctTGGAGAGGGACGCCGACGGAGACGTGCAGGAGTGGGACTGCGATGCCGTGGCCGTCTGCTCCGGCCTGCACGTGCTGCCCAACATGCCCAACGTCCCCGGGCTGGAGCGCGTGCCCGAGGTGCTTCACTCGTCGCAGTTCAAGGCCCGCTCGCAGTTTggcaaggacaagacggttgtcgtggtcggcaccggcgagacgggcgccgacgtggcgcACCTGGCCATCACGTCGCCGACCAAGAGGGTGGTGCTGTGCCATCGCGAGGGATTCCACATTGCGCCCAAG AGGAACCCGGGCCCCGTGTTGCTGCCGTGTCTGGGGAGGAAGCTGAACCCCAACGAGCCGGGCATCCCCATCGACGTCAGCAGGACGAACCTCTTCGACACGACATACGTGCACCCGATTCTGCGCAACAGCTTCGTGCTGTGGGAGTACTACCACTGGTACATCTCCTCCCTGCTCTGGGTCTCGGCCGGATCCCACTGGGGCATGGACCAGTGGGTGGGAGAGATGCCCCCTGAGCGACACCACCCGGCCAGGA TCTTCTTCAAcaagacggccatgaagaTTTGCCCGTACATCAGCGGCCCCTACAAGGCCAAGTACCAGAAGAACTGGCTGTACCGCATCCGCAAGGCGCTCATGCAGACGCCCATCCCCGAGGGCAACGGCAGAGTCATTGACCTCGCGCCGTGGCCCAAGGCCATCAACGAGGACGGCTCCATGACCATCACGAACAACGGCCGGCCCGAGTACGAGcggctcaaggacgacgtcATCAAGCCCGACATCATGGTCTTTGCGACCGGATACGCGCAGAGCTTCCCCTTCTTCAAGGCACAAGGTGAAGACAAGACGAGCGAGTACCCCGTGCCCGACCAGGCCGACGTGCGCAACATCTGGAAGCGCGACGAGCCCACCGTCGGCTTCATCGGCTTCCTGCGCCCCGGCCTGGGCGCCATcccgccgctcgccgagaTGCAGGCCCAGCTGTGGGTGTACAACCTCCTGGCCGGGGACCCCCTGTCGTCGAAGCTGCGCCCGGAGGACGAGCCGCACTACCGGCTCCAGCCGCTCGGCAACGCGCGCATCCACTACGGCGTCGACCACGAGAGCTACGTCTACCAGCTCGCCATGGACATGGGCTCCGCGCCGGGCGTCACTGACCTGCCGCGCATCCTGCTGGGCACGACCatctacggcggcggcggcacctttGCGTCCCTGAGGACCTGGTTCCGCATACCCATCGTCTgggccctcggcgccaacTTTGTCACAAAGTTCCGCCTCCAGGGGCCGTGGGCCTTGGACAGCGCAAAGGACATGATGGCGAGCAAGGAGTTTTGGGAGACCATTACCCGCCGGCCCTACTTTTTCG GCCATATCGTGGTCAACCTGCTTCCGCTGCTCATCTTCGGACCGATGAGCTTCGCGGTCTGGTGCTACGCCACGGTGATGGGCGTCTTCGCCTTCCTCTTCGGCATGGacaacggcagcggcgcgtcgtcgagcggcgcgaggcTCAGCGCGCTCAcgctcatggccgccacggtgctctcggcggcgtaCCTGTTCCAGGACGCCATCTCGGGGCAGGACGGGCTCGGGTTCAGCGGACTCGggacgggcgtcggcgatgcgtggcgtggcgtgcgggcggcggtccCGAGCATCGGGGTTGCCGGGCCGAGGAGGTGA
- a CDS encoding uncharacterized protein (TransMembrane:4 (i91-110o116-133i169-189o201-221i)~EggNog:ENOG503NZ9K~COG:S) produces the protein MSTARTTTAIKGRHTAPARPAGQPESLKPPSISHANPKDSMKSTWRRQNRSEWTIYHWFYELLGIHPTHLDRHIPIHQKTDKVPHMHERSLHSWVLLHAFIPILLQHLYVTWTGRNFTALQAFFFYSAAYKLIAIHELHILRRLGHNIGFLDGDAHERDGIPDVGVSKVVFSLVSTSTFRPIATVFLSYRYSQAPADMNWLWLPLEAGLYGIILDFWFYWYHRLMHEVGSLWQYHRTHHLTKHPNPLLTLYADSEQEFFDILGIPLLTYFSMKAMGMPMGFYEWWIGHQYVVFAELAGHSGLRLHTSPPNLLNPLLQWFKCELIIEDHDLHHRKGWKTSGNYGKQTRLWDVVFGTCKDRIECQDDNIDWENTVSMPLF, from the coding sequence ATGTCCACAGCTCGCACGACCACGGCCATCAAAGGCCGGCATActgcgccagccaggcctgCTGGCCAGCCGGAGAGCCTCAAGCCGCCCTCCATATCGCATGCCAACCCCAAAGACTCGATGAAGTCTACATGGCGTCGTCAAAACCGCTCAGAGTGGACCATCTATCATTGGTTCTATGAGCTTTTGGGAATCCATCCCACGCACCTTGACAGACACATTCCGATCCACCAAAAGACCGACAAGGTACCCCATATGCACGAGCGTTCACTGCATTCCTGGGTGCTCCTTCATGCCTTCATTCCGATACTCCTGCAGCACCTCTACGTCACCTGGACCGGACGAAACTTCACGGCCTTGCAGGCCTTTTTCTTCTACAGCGCCGCCTAcaagctcatcgccatcCACGAACTGCATatcctccgccgcctcggccataACATAGGTTTCCTGGACGGCGATGCGCACGAGCGCGACGGCATTCCCGATGTCGGTGTTAGCAAGGTCGTTTTCTCGCTCGTTTCAACCTCGACCTTCCGACCAATCGCCACCGTCTTCCTCAGTTACCGCTACAGCCAAGCACCCGCAGACATGAACTGGCTTTGGCTGCCGCTGGAAGCCGGTCTGTACGGCATCATCCTCGACTTTTGGTTCTATTGGTATCACCGCCTGATGCACGAGGTCGGGAGCCTTTGGCAGTACCATCGCACCCACCATCTCACCAAGCACCCAAACCCGCTGTTAACTTTATACGCCGATTCGGAGCAAGAGTTCTTCGACATTCTTGGCATTCCGTTACTTACCTACTTCTCTATGAAGGCTATGGGTATGCCTATGGGATTCTACGAGTGGTGGATTGGCCATCAGTATGTCGTCTTCGCTGAACTTGCCGGTCATAGCGGTCTGCGCCTCCATACATCGCCACCCAATCTACTCAATCCGCTACTGCAATGGTTCAAGTGTGAGCTCATTATTGAAGATCACGACTTGCATCATCGTAAGGGTTGGAAGACGAGTGGCAATTACGGCAAGCAGACCCGTCTATGGGACGTTGTTTTCGGCACCTGCAAGGATCGCATCGAATGCCAAGACGACAACATTGACTGGGAGAACACAGTTTCCATGCCACTCTTTTAG
- the SPT8 gene encoding Transcription factor spt8 (COG:S~EggNog:ENOG503NUEF~BUSCO:EOG092614UB) — protein MDEEDRFSASSAESERGDEPDEPMQDADEPTTTTARNNSNSNINDAEPEPDEDNNDDADADDDDDDDEGEGDNDPEGGDDDADAANNTTVAASAAAPDAPNENNASHEPPRPKSSKSATPLPSTMPWRPTVRPEALTAKLYDIVPTMAAPQSTSVNAMAITPDLRYWITGGSDGYIRKYDGPGTINGKLALTVAQKHPFVDSVTKAGILMSYWENEEPAPPGRGDQDHVLSPVYSLAVHSQALWLLSGLESGGINLQSVRHDEGKKIACLQRHTNAVSVLTLAPDEKSVLSGGWDKNIFDWDLNTGQPKRSFDGSGGQISSVELRPASGDPISAEADEPVASHTIATNNDAPMTNGAFHDHVDGGGGASGLGDGEAGDAQDGQASPAHESLFGGSDAGSLFGETAGEQPFGHDDDGYGAGMDMMGSHEGGMDYSADMAMTDMEAGKAADGELPSGQMQPPTQTQTQTETETDTQPTQDAMDIDGTSQAQAKGHHESAGATQAGAGASPRPATTQDGQTQLQDTPSRRLSEDKALLKSSPSPPAAVFATGQPSYTQQQQHDPSQTSATTFLSSAIDGAIRIWDRRVPNPVARIGNRVGVPPWCMSACWSPDGNMIYAGRRNGTVEEFDVRKARRGWEPERVLKFPAGSGAVSAVKPMVNGRHLVCASHDILRLYDLRETRAAKHSTVPFLIIPGPPRAGVISGLYVDPTSRFMLSAAGTRGWEGTSTEVLIGYEINVTE, from the exons atggaTGAAGAGGACCGCTTCTccgccagctcggccgagtcggagcgcggcgacgagcccgacgagcccatgcaggacgccgacgagcctaccacgaccaccgcccgtaacaacagcaacagcaacatcaacgacgccgagcccgagcccgacgaggacaacaATGACGACGcggatgccgacgacgacgatgacgacgacgagggcgagggcgacaacgaccccgagggcggcgatgatgacgccgacgctgccaacaacaccactgtcgccgcctccgccgcggcgcccgatgCCCCCAACGAAAACAACGCCTcccacgagccgccgcgccccaaGTCGAGCAAGTCGGCTACCCCCCTGCCCTCAACCATGCCCTGGCGCCCGACTGTTCGCCCCGAGGCTCTGACGGCAAAGCTCTACGACATCGTCCCGACCATGGCTGCGCCTCAGTCGACGAGCGTCAATGCCATGGCCATCACCCCCGATCTGCGATATTGGATCACCGGCGGCTCTGACGGCTACATACGCAAGTACGACGGCCCTGGTACCATCAATGGCAAGCTGGCCCTCACCGTCGCCCAGAAGCACCCCTTTGTCGATAGTGTCACCAAGGCCGGCATCCTCATGTCGTATTGGGAGAATGAGGAGCCCGCGCCCCCCGGCCGTGGTGACCAGGACCACGTCCTGTCGCCCGTGTACTCATTGGCCGTCCATTCCCAGGCCCTATGGCTGCTCTCGGGCCTGGAATCGGGCGGCATCAACCTGCAGAGTGTGCgccacgacgagggcaagaagaTTGCCTGCTTGCAGCGACACACCAACGCCGTGAGCGTCCTGACCCTCGCCCCCGATGAAAAAAGTGTCctgagcggcggctgggacAAGAATATATTCGACTGGGACCTGAACACGGGCCAGCCCAAGCGGAGCTtcgatggcagcggcggccagatCTCGTCCGTGGAGCTTCGCCCGGCCAGCGGGGACCCCATctccgccgaggccgacgagcccgtggCCTCGCACACAATCGCTACCAACAACGATGCCCCCATGACCAACGGCGCCTTTCACGACcacgttgacggcggcggcggcgcgtcggggCTCGGAGATGGAGAGGCAGGCGATGCCCAGGATGGACAGGCGTCCCCAGCCCACGAGAGCCTgttcggcggcagcgacgcaGGCAGCCTGttcggcgagacggccgggGAGCAGCCCTTTGgccacgatgacgacggctaCGGCGCGGGCATGGACATGATGGGCAGCCATGAAGGAGGCATGGATTACTCGGCTGATATGGCCATGACTGACATGGAGGCGGGGaaagccgccgacggcgagctgccaTCGGGCCAGAtgcagccgccgacgcaAACGCAAACGCAGACGGAGACAGAGACGGACACGCAGCCTACGCAGGACGCCATGGACATTGACGGGACGAGTCAAGCCCAGGCCAAAGGTCACCACGAGTCTGCCGGTGCGACTCAGGCCGGCGCAGGAGCTTCTCCACGGCCGGCAACGACTCAGGACGGCCAGACCCAGCTGCAAGACACGCCTTCACGGCGACTATCAGAGGATAAGGCGCTCCTCAAGAgctccccgtcccccccggCCGCAGTCTTCGCGACGGGCCAGCCATCATAtacgcagcagcagcagcacgatcCATCGcagacgtcggcgacgacattCCTATCGTCGGCTATCGACGGGGCGATACGGATCTGGGACCGACGAGTACCAAACCCCGTAGCGCGCATCGGCAACCGGGTGGGGGTGCCGCCCTGGTGCATGAGCGCGTGCTGGAGTCCGGATGGCAACATGATATACGCAGGGCGGCGCAACGGCACCGTGGAGGAGTTTGACGTGCGcaaggcgcggcgaggatgggAGCCAGAGAGGGTGCTCAAGTTCCCCgcaggcagcggcgcggtCAGCGCGGTAAAGCCCATGGTCAACGGGCGACATCTGGTGTG CGCGTCTCATGACATCCTCCGATTGTACGACCTCAGGGAGACGCGGGCGGCCAAGCACTCGACGGTGCCCTTCCTCATCAtccccgggccgccgcgcgcaggcgtCATCTCGGGCCTGTACGTGGACCCGACGAGCCGGTTCATGCTGAGCGCAGCGGGGACGCGCGGCTGGGAGGGGACGAGCACCGAGGTGTTGATTGGGTACGAGATCAATGTGACGGAGTAG